The proteins below are encoded in one region of Sphingobacterium sp. R2:
- a CDS encoding relaxase/mobilization nuclease domain-containing protein: MLNPRLGKAVGHIILSWNTEDKNKLNNEIMLSAAKRYLSKLDIRDTQCLMVRHHDRQHDHIHIIFNRVNDHGKTISNSNQRYKSFKACKELNALYGFKQSEGKRNVNRGRLKGNDLTKYQIYDTVKAGIRHSKNWKELQNYIRYRGVEMQFKYRLGSDEVQGISFIKDEQTFRGSAIDRSLSFGQIDKALNSIDNSIELNQITGSYVSKDHSIDRNIGETLGHITSVLFSNPEITPEQDDPLIKKRKKKENYGLKR, encoded by the coding sequence ATGCTGAATCCAAGATTGGGCAAGGCAGTCGGACACATTATTCTTTCGTGGAATACAGAAGATAAAAACAAGCTGAATAATGAAATCATGCTATCCGCAGCTAAGCGTTATTTATCAAAATTAGATATTAGGGATACCCAATGCTTAATGGTGCGCCACCACGACCGCCAACATGATCATATCCATATTATTTTTAATCGGGTAAACGATCATGGCAAAACTATCTCCAATAGCAATCAGCGGTATAAGAGCTTTAAAGCTTGTAAAGAATTAAATGCATTATATGGCTTTAAGCAGTCCGAAGGAAAACGAAATGTCAACAGAGGTAGACTGAAAGGTAATGATCTAACGAAATACCAAATTTACGACACCGTCAAGGCAGGCATACGACACAGTAAAAACTGGAAGGAACTACAAAATTATATCCGTTACAGAGGTGTGGAAATGCAGTTTAAATATAGATTGGGGTCGGATGAGGTTCAAGGTATTTCGTTCATCAAAGATGAACAGACATTTCGGGGTTCTGCCATAGACCGCTCATTGAGCTTCGGACAGATCGACAAGGCTTTAAATAGCATAGATAATTCTATTGAACTAAATCAAATTACTGGAAGCTATGTTTCGAAGGATCATTCTATAGACAGAAATATCGGAGAAACACTTGGTCACATAACCTCAGTTTTATTTTCGAACCCTGAAATTACACCAGAGCAAGATGATCCGTTGATCAAGAAAAGAAAAAAGAAAGAGAATTACGGACTAAAACGTTAA
- a CDS encoding toprim domain-containing protein — MTCTELKRIPLISILDHLQIPCTRMNSREAWFRNPFNGGNEKTASTKVDIHRNIWYSHSEGFGGNNIDFLLKFLETDNLSIVLDWADERKNILSFHQLTVLDKAPAMQNENERGYTILSVKPLENKALTDYLTDTRKIDIEIAKAYCQEIYYRTAKGQTFFAICFRNDSGGFELRNSYNKRSLLIKDITTINNGNKDVILLEGFTDWLSYMTLKKNAGKPYLDANYCILNTTANLVKSFPFLQQHNGITSYLDTDASGVKSYSTLRSHFEKTHTIKNEMKGLQKKHYDIKDINDYLIFTSSEEQTHNIQSGRKLSNR; from the coding sequence ATGACATGCACTGAATTAAAGCGTATACCGCTCATATCCATATTAGATCATCTTCAGATTCCATGTACCAGAATGAACAGTCGTGAAGCATGGTTTAGAAATCCATTCAATGGTGGGAACGAAAAAACGGCTTCAACAAAGGTCGATATCCATAGAAACATCTGGTATTCACATTCAGAAGGCTTCGGAGGAAACAACATTGATTTTTTGTTGAAGTTTCTAGAAACAGACAATCTATCTATTGTACTGGATTGGGCTGATGAAAGAAAAAATATCCTTTCTTTTCACCAGCTGACCGTATTAGACAAAGCGCCAGCTATGCAAAATGAAAATGAACGTGGTTACACCATACTTTCTGTAAAACCACTAGAAAACAAAGCATTAACAGACTATCTGACCGATACACGCAAAATAGATATTGAAATTGCCAAAGCTTACTGTCAGGAAATCTATTATCGGACAGCAAAAGGACAGACATTTTTTGCCATATGCTTTAGGAATGACTCAGGTGGGTTCGAACTACGCAACAGTTACAACAAACGTTCGCTACTAATTAAGGACATTACCACGATCAACAATGGCAATAAGGACGTTATATTGCTTGAAGGCTTTACAGACTGGCTTTCCTACATGACTTTAAAAAAGAACGCTGGTAAGCCCTATTTAGACGCTAATTACTGCATCCTGAATACGACCGCAAATCTGGTAAAATCATTTCCATTTTTACAACAACATAACGGCATAACAAGTTATCTGGACACAGATGCCAGTGGTGTAAAATCTTACAGCACTTTACGAAGTCACTTCGAAAAAACACACACTATTAAAAACGAAATGAAGGGATTGCAGAAAAAGCATTATGATATAAAGGATATCAATGACTACCTGATTTTCACATCATCCGAAGAACAAACCCATAATATCCAATCGGGGAGAAAACTATCGAATAGGTAG
- a CDS encoding tyrosine-type recombinase/integrase gives MKVNFYLDKPYNPEFKPEKIKQELSKVNGKKKNLAPKFWNPSPTALYLFFSPDKSCRIKYRTNYKILSKNWDFEKERLKASISGALEFNVELNNIANLCTREAMGKKDKNQFLSKDDYRQIIKDCIDRDNAVNNEISISQLKAQFLSYKANFVKEGTLKEYRTVFKGLEDYEQQNGTKLILRELDSKFLDQFEVFLSKKRNTNNNEKVGLLNDTIHKYISTLKVFLKWCNDNDYLVHPDIFKTQKTNFKKKAYNEIIALSEKEIEKLMNHDLSDKPSMERVRDLFCLLCYTGQRFEDLINFDRNDIKNNAWDFISIKVKKRVIVPFEGYIAPAKDILERIDYNVPKISNQKFNEYIKTVGKLAGMNETIKITRYSGKQKLVIEKKKYDFLSSHVGRRSMVTNLLSRNVPITLVQKLTGHSDIRTLMKYESASTDSLIDALNKF, from the coding sequence ATGAAAGTGAATTTTTATTTAGACAAGCCCTATAATCCCGAATTCAAGCCTGAAAAGATCAAACAGGAACTTTCTAAGGTGAACGGAAAAAAGAAAAATCTTGCTCCAAAATTCTGGAACCCATCCCCTACTGCCCTGTATCTTTTCTTTTCACCAGATAAGTCCTGCAGAATAAAATACAGAACTAATTACAAAATATTGTCCAAGAACTGGGATTTTGAAAAGGAAAGACTTAAAGCAAGCATCAGCGGAGCATTGGAATTTAATGTTGAACTGAACAACATCGCCAACCTTTGCACTCGTGAAGCGATGGGCAAAAAGGACAAAAACCAATTTTTATCAAAAGATGATTATCGGCAGATCATAAAGGACTGTATCGACAGAGATAATGCGGTAAATAACGAAATTTCCATTTCACAATTGAAAGCACAATTTCTTTCCTATAAAGCCAATTTTGTTAAAGAGGGTACTTTAAAAGAATATAGAACTGTGTTTAAAGGTTTGGAAGATTATGAACAACAGAATGGAACAAAGCTTATCCTAAGGGAATTGGATAGTAAATTTCTTGATCAATTCGAGGTGTTTCTAAGCAAGAAAAGGAACACAAATAACAATGAAAAAGTAGGCTTGTTGAATGACACCATCCACAAATACATATCCACGTTAAAGGTTTTCCTAAAGTGGTGCAATGACAATGATTATCTTGTACATCCCGATATCTTTAAGACACAAAAAACCAATTTCAAGAAAAAAGCATATAATGAGATCATAGCACTGTCCGAAAAAGAAATAGAAAAACTGATGAACCATGATCTTTCGGACAAACCCAGTATGGAAAGAGTCAGGGATCTATTTTGTTTGTTATGCTACACAGGACAGCGGTTCGAGGATCTGATCAATTTTGATCGAAATGATATCAAAAACAATGCTTGGGATTTTATTTCCATCAAAGTTAAGAAAAGAGTGATCGTTCCTTTCGAGGGGTACATAGCCCCTGCAAAAGATATTCTGGAACGCATCGACTATAATGTACCGAAAATATCAAACCAGAAGTTTAACGAGTACATAAAAACAGTGGGTAAACTTGCAGGAATGAACGAAACCATTAAGATCACCCGATATTCGGGAAAACAAAAACTGGTGATAGAAAAAAAGAAATATGATTTTTTGTCCAGTCATGTCGGCAGGAGATCAATGGTGACCAACCTACTGAGCAGAAACGTTCCAATTACGCTTGTGCAGAAACTTACGGGCCATTCCGATATACGGACTTTAATGAAATATGAATCGGCAAGCACAGATTCATTAATTGATGCACTAAATAAATTTTAA
- a CDS encoding DUF4184 family protein — protein sequence MPFTFSHPAIILPLTYLPKKWFSLTGLIIGSLTPDFEYFLRMRIKSNYSHTLDGLFWFDLPLGLFLAFIFHNIVRNSLFDNLPNFLKSRFLKFRQFNWNEHFKINWFVVIISIFIGASSHIIWDSFTHENGYFVETIPILTNNIELLGVKIPILKILQHSSTIIGGLIIAFAIYKLPKSKVDNGNINLKYWTILVSLILIIIAIRLLFGFDIKQYGNLIVISISATLISLILTPIIMRINKNWL from the coding sequence ATGCCATTTACATTTTCACATCCAGCAATTATTTTACCACTAACTTATTTGCCGAAAAAATGGTTTTCGTTAACTGGACTTATAATTGGTAGTTTGACACCAGACTTTGAGTACTTTTTACGAATGAGAATTAAAAGCAATTACAGTCATACACTTGACGGGCTTTTTTGGTTTGACTTGCCTTTAGGACTTTTTCTTGCTTTCATTTTTCACAATATTGTTCGCAATAGTTTGTTTGACAACTTGCCAAATTTTTTAAAATCAAGGTTTCTAAAATTTAGACAATTTAATTGGAATGAACACTTTAAAATTAATTGGTTTGTAGTTATTATTTCAATATTTATTGGTGCAAGTTCTCACATAATTTGGGACAGTTTTACACACGAAAATGGATATTTTGTAGAAACAATTCCGATACTGACAAACAACATTGAATTGTTAGGTGTGAAAATTCCAATTTTGAAAATCTTACAACACTCAAGTACAATAATTGGTGGATTAATAATTGCTTTTGCAATTTACAAACTTCCTAAAAGCAAGGTAGATAACGGAAATATAAATTTGAAATACTGGACAATCTTGGTGAGTTTAATTTTGATAATTATTGCGATTAGGCTTCTATTTGGATTTGACATTAAACAATATGGGAATTTAATTGTAATAAGTATTTCAGCAACTTTAATCTCCTTGATTTTGACACCAATAATAATGAGAATAAATAAAAACTGGCTATAA
- a CDS encoding S-4TM family putative pore-forming effector, giving the protein MNNIKVNQEKDENIKLLKSQRVIYAQAKNIYKWQLTFTIVVVILLNFLKIFQKDLFAIDITAYIAITSITITLVDLLFLSNLLSKKKTNGAKIQELFDCNIYGLEWNSTNSGEKPENWTIEEALEKYVENPKAPVTNWYHINLDGLTQEQAILRCQQTNLEYDRKLRFLFKNDCTILAVIIVILSFIVATFIDASIKGYLTNFIAPSLPLIVILLKIILDNQKAVKSLEDVRSAAKKIGSDENKLTLQNLRQVQDKLFCSRKDSVLIPDNYYILRRNNLEKSTASNLSNK; this is encoded by the coding sequence ATGAATAATATAAAAGTGAATCAAGAAAAAGATGAGAATATAAAATTACTCAAATCGCAAAGGGTTATTTATGCCCAAGCGAAAAATATTTATAAATGGCAATTAACTTTTACTATCGTTGTAGTAATATTATTAAATTTTTTAAAAATTTTTCAAAAAGACTTATTTGCTATTGACATTACAGCATATATAGCTATTACATCAATAACAATTACTTTAGTAGATTTATTATTTTTATCAAATTTACTTTCCAAGAAAAAAACAAACGGTGCTAAAATCCAAGAATTATTTGATTGTAATATTTATGGATTAGAATGGAATTCAACAAATTCAGGAGAGAAGCCAGAAAATTGGACTATTGAGGAAGCTTTAGAGAAGTATGTTGAAAATCCAAAAGCTCCAGTAACAAATTGGTATCATATAAATTTGGATGGTCTTACTCAAGAACAGGCAATATTAAGATGTCAACAAACAAATCTAGAATATGATAGAAAATTAAGATTTTTATTTAAAAATGATTGTACAATTTTAGCTGTCATTATTGTTATATTATCTTTCATAGTTGCAACATTCATAGATGCATCAATAAAAGGTTACTTAACTAATTTTATAGCCCCTAGTTTACCACTTATTGTGATTTTATTAAAAATTATATTAGACAATCAAAAAGCTGTAAAATCTCTTGAAGATGTAAGAAGTGCAGCAAAGAAAATTGGATCAGATGAAAACAAGCTAACACTTCAAAATTTAAGACAAGTTCAAGATAAATTATTTTGTAGCAGAAAAGATAGTGTGCTTATCCCCGATAATTATTATATACTTAGAAGAAATAATTTAGAAAAATCAACAGCAAGTAATTTATCAAATAAATAA
- a CDS encoding tyrosine-type recombinase/integrase, with protein sequence MNSEIILETFEKRLLMQRYAGNTIRSYKDYASIFLKHVSKYPSLEEIPLSDIEAFINEKVQNGKISVSYQKGLVGAIKKMYELILDKKIQLDYLYPKRSFSKLPKFFSTEEVRNILDNTQNLKHKAILMTIYSCGLRLSELLNLKIKDIKSSDGIIRIHQSKGNKDRIVSLPDKLLATLRHYYQAFKPKEYLFEGEKGGKYSERSVQLILKKALIKANVQSEGSVHTLRHSYATHLIQSGIDIRIEKSYWVMKI encoded by the coding sequence ATGAATAGCGAAATCATACTTGAAACCTTCGAAAAGAGATTGCTGATGCAGAGATATGCTGGCAATACCATTAGATCGTACAAGGATTACGCTAGTATATTTCTTAAACATGTTAGCAAATATCCCTCCCTTGAAGAAATTCCACTGTCAGATATTGAGGCGTTTATAAACGAAAAAGTTCAAAATGGGAAAATTAGTGTTTCCTATCAAAAAGGATTAGTGGGCGCAATCAAGAAGATGTACGAACTGATATTGGACAAAAAAATCCAACTGGATTACTTATACCCGAAACGCTCATTTTCTAAATTACCTAAATTCTTTTCAACAGAAGAAGTAAGAAATATTCTCGATAACACTCAAAATCTAAAACACAAGGCTATTCTGATGACAATCTATAGTTGTGGACTACGTCTTAGCGAACTGTTGAATCTCAAAATCAAAGACATAAAATCTTCCGATGGAATTATCAGAATCCATCAAAGCAAAGGCAATAAAGATCGGATTGTATCATTACCAGACAAATTGCTGGCGACTTTGAGACATTATTATCAAGCATTCAAGCCAAAGGAGTACCTCTTCGAAGGTGAGAAGGGTGGCAAGTATAGCGAACGAAGTGTACAGTTGATTCTGAAAAAAGCATTGATCAAAGCAAATGTTCAGTCGGAAGGCTCTGTACATACATTGCGACATTCTTATGCCACACATTTAATCCAATCAGGTATCGATATCCGAATTGAAAAGAGTTATTGGGTCATGAAAATATAA
- a CDS encoding ABC transporter permease produces MIKNYFQIAWRNLIKNKVFSFINILGLTIGITVCAMIFLFIANQFSFDKFHSQGDRIYRVMRGFDNTKDRAPYLSAPYATALLTDYPDVIEKAVTAFGKVAPLYPFEYSFLDQKFDTLYKTDLRQQRILSLFSGLAIFIACLGLYGLASFTAAKRNKEIGIRKVLGASVSGVTALLSKDFLKPVLIALLIAAPTAWLIMNKWLEDFAYRITIPWWLFLLAGAVTIAIALMTVGWQAIRIAIANPVNSLRDE; encoded by the coding sequence ATGATAAAGAACTATTTCCAAATCGCCTGGAGAAACCTTATTAAAAATAAAGTTTTTTCCTTTATCAATATTCTTGGCTTAACAATAGGCATCACCGTCTGCGCAATGATATTCCTATTTATTGCCAATCAGTTTAGTTTTGATAAGTTTCACAGCCAAGGTGACCGGATTTATCGGGTCATGCGTGGTTTTGACAACACCAAAGACCGCGCTCCTTATTTATCTGCACCCTATGCCACTGCCTTATTAACCGATTATCCCGATGTTATCGAAAAAGCTGTAACTGCATTTGGTAAAGTAGCTCCTTTATACCCTTTTGAATACAGCTTTTTGGATCAGAAATTCGACACGCTTTACAAAACCGATCTGAGGCAACAACGTATACTCAGTCTTTTTTCCGGATTGGCCATATTTATCGCTTGCCTGGGCTTATATGGTTTAGCCTCCTTTACGGCCGCCAAACGAAACAAAGAGATCGGAATCCGAAAAGTGCTGGGCGCTTCGGTATCGGGCGTTACAGCATTGTTGTCAAAAGATTTTCTGAAACCCGTACTAATTGCTTTACTTATCGCGGCACCAACTGCCTGGCTGATCATGAATAAATGGCTGGAGGACTTTGCTTACCGCATTACTATTCCATGGTGGCTCTTTTTGCTTGCGGGAGCTGTGACGATAGCTATCGCTCTGATGACGGTAGGATGGCAAGCCATCCGAATAGCGATAGCCAATCCTGTAAATAGTTTACGAGACGAATAA
- the mobC gene encoding plasmid mobilization relaxosome protein MobC, with amino-acid sequence MKNNKKKGGRPALENKKQFRINVRFDESEHNRVLHNAKIAGMSKSEWVRKSAILRKITPRFTEEQLKAFRAITGASNNLNQLTKKAHQSGLIEVAQECKNTIHHINHCINKLLHHDSEDN; translated from the coding sequence ATGAAAAATAACAAGAAAAAAGGCGGAAGACCCGCACTCGAAAATAAAAAACAGTTCAGGATCAATGTCCGTTTCGATGAAAGCGAACATAACAGAGTTTTGCATAATGCAAAAATTGCAGGTATGAGCAAATCGGAATGGGTACGCAAATCTGCGATCCTACGAAAAATTACACCTAGGTTTACCGAAGAACAATTGAAAGCTTTTAGGGCGATTACTGGGGCTTCGAACAATCTAAATCAGCTAACTAAAAAAGCACACCAGTCTGGACTGATTGAGGTGGCACAGGAATGCAAAAATACGATCCATCACATTAACCATTGTATCAATAAACTACTGCACCATGATAGCGAAGATAATTGA
- a CDS encoding DEAD/DEAH box helicase family protein, with protein sequence MTEYPKDIKFKYGWRKYQQRVLDDLQDHLTDGHLHVIAPPGSGKTVLGLEVAIRLNKPTLILAPTIAIRNQWIQRFCELFLQTNLTPDWISRDIRNPEFMTVVTYQGLHAACNNWRIDEEELESEEEETNGNGKATNPNLDNIVSGLKAQNVKTIVVDEAHHLKNEWWQTLTKVKEKLDPIIVGLTATPPYDVTATEWQRYIDLNGPVDTEISVPELVIEGDLCPHQDYVYFTLPTEKENQSIVDFRQNIEKLFQEIKSDETIIKAIEQHPIWQNPTEQLDWIYNNLSYYSACLIFLKANNKEIPETHLEVIGDKKFEIPKLDYEWIETLLDFYLYKEKEHFKIFEEHQKNLENRLRRYGAIERRQINVSHNKRVTGFLTSSISKLNGIKEIVDFEYKNLGSNLRLVILSDFIRKEFYINSPENNLELNKIGVIPIFEKLRRENKENKKIAVLTGSMIIIPVSAYPAFEAKATKYGITQINSNPVPFDSNYILISQTEQLKHDIVHIVTQIFQRGEIEVLIGTKSLLGEGWDAPAINSLILASFVGSFVLSNQMRGRAIRTQNGNGDKTGNIWHLVCIDPTSATGGDDFDLLKRRFRSFVGVSFREEPGIENGIGRLNLSENIHRKEKAEKKNVEMFSYAGDRESLKQRWKTALETGVTLVEEIKIPFPEEKEYKAVKSMYLNKTIRNLLATLGSGLVGFGLESLQGLGRASRNIKTTQDLYVFLAIFGAIGMAIFGRLTFKTLRLYFKYRDISKDIQQIGDALLYSLIKTGAIKTDYSKLKVETSVDNWGAVFCHLDGGTTFDKSTFINALQEVIAPIDNPRYVIIRKNKFMLFVKQKDYHSVPEILGRNKNLAEYFKNQWERLVGSCDLIFTRTLDGRKILLKSRVKSLAAQFDDKVEHVNKWR encoded by the coding sequence TTGACAGAATATCCTAAAGACATAAAATTTAAATACGGTTGGAGAAAATACCAACAACGAGTTCTTGACGACTTACAAGACCACTTAACTGACGGACATTTACACGTAATTGCTCCTCCAGGTTCGGGTAAGACAGTTTTAGGACTTGAAGTTGCTATTCGACTTAACAAACCGACTTTAATTCTTGCCCCGACAATTGCAATTCGTAATCAATGGATACAACGATTTTGTGAATTGTTCCTTCAAACCAACTTGACACCTGATTGGATTTCGAGAGACATTCGCAATCCTGAATTTATGACAGTTGTAACTTATCAAGGTCTTCACGCAGCTTGTAACAATTGGAGAATTGACGAAGAAGAACTTGAAAGCGAAGAAGAAGAAACAAACGGAAATGGCAAAGCAACAAATCCCAATCTTGACAACATTGTAAGCGGACTAAAAGCACAAAATGTCAAGACAATTGTGGTTGATGAAGCACACCATTTAAAAAATGAATGGTGGCAAACGCTGACTAAAGTTAAAGAAAAGTTAGACCCAATTATTGTTGGCTTAACAGCCACACCGCCTTATGACGTTACAGCCACAGAATGGCAACGATACATTGACTTAAACGGACCTGTTGATACAGAAATTTCCGTTCCTGAATTGGTAATTGAAGGCGATTTATGTCCTCACCAAGATTACGTGTATTTCACACTTCCTACCGAGAAAGAAAATCAAAGCATTGTTGACTTTAGACAAAATATTGAAAAGCTTTTTCAGGAAATAAAAAGTGATGAAACAATCATAAAAGCAATTGAACAACATCCCATTTGGCAAAACCCGACAGAACAGTTAGATTGGATTTACAACAACCTCTCCTACTATTCAGCTTGTTTAATTTTTCTAAAAGCCAACAATAAAGAAATTCCCGAAACACACCTTGAAGTAATCGGAGATAAGAAATTTGAAATTCCCAAACTCGATTACGAGTGGATTGAAACGCTTTTAGATTTTTACCTCTACAAAGAAAAAGAACACTTTAAGATATTTGAAGAACATCAGAAAAACCTTGAAAACCGACTAAGAAGATACGGAGCAATTGAAAGAAGACAAATCAATGTCTCTCATAATAAACGGGTTACAGGATTTTTGACTTCAAGCATCAGCAAACTAAACGGTATAAAAGAAATTGTTGATTTTGAATACAAGAATTTAGGAAGCAACTTACGTTTAGTTATCCTTTCCGACTTCATCCGTAAAGAGTTCTATATCAACTCTCCCGAGAACAATCTTGAACTAAATAAAATCGGTGTAATTCCAATCTTTGAAAAATTAAGACGAGAAAACAAAGAGAACAAGAAAATTGCTGTTTTGACAGGCTCTATGATAATCATTCCTGTAAGTGCCTACCCTGCATTTGAAGCCAAAGCTACAAAATATGGTATTACACAAATTAACTCAAATCCTGTTCCTTTTGACAGCAATTACATTTTAATCAGTCAAACTGAGCAACTCAAGCACGACATTGTTCACATAGTAACTCAAATCTTTCAGCGTGGGGAAATTGAAGTTTTGATAGGAACAAAATCTTTGCTTGGAGAAGGTTGGGACGCTCCAGCAATCAATTCTTTAATCTTGGCAAGTTTTGTTGGTTCATTTGTGCTTTCCAATCAAATGCGTGGTAGAGCCATTAGAACACAAAACGGAAATGGTGATAAGACAGGAAATATTTGGCATTTGGTCTGTATTGACCCAACTTCAGCCACAGGCGGAGACGATTTTGATTTACTAAAAAGACGTTTTAGAAGTTTTGTTGGCGTTTCATTCAGAGAAGAACCCGGAATTGAAAATGGAATTGGGCGTTTAAATCTATCAGAAAACATTCATCGTAAAGAAAAAGCGGAGAAAAAGAATGTTGAAATGTTTTCCTACGCAGGCGACAGAGAAAGTCTAAAACAAAGATGGAAAACGGCACTTGAAACAGGCGTTACACTTGTTGAAGAAATCAAAATCCCATTTCCCGAAGAAAAGGAATACAAAGCGGTTAAGTCTATGTATTTAAACAAAACAATTCGCAACCTTTTAGCAACTTTAGGTTCGGGTTTAGTTGGTTTTGGTTTAGAAAGTTTACAAGGACTTGGAAGAGCATCAAGGAATATTAAAACTACTCAAGACCTATATGTTTTCCTTGCAATTTTCGGAGCTATCGGAATGGCTATTTTTGGCAGGCTGACTTTTAAAACATTAAGATTGTATTTCAAATACCGAGACATTTCAAAAGACATTCAACAAATCGGTGACGCACTTTTATACTCTTTAATTAAAACAGGAGCAATAAAAACCGACTACTCTAAATTAAAGGTGGAAACTTCGGTTGACAATTGGGGTGCGGTTTTCTGTCATTTAGACGGTGGGACGACTTTCGACAAATCAACTTTTATAAACGCACTTCAAGAAGTAATTGCTCCAATTGACAATCCAAGATATGTGATAATCAGAAAGAACAAGTTTATGCTATTCGTAAAGCAAAAAGACTATCATTCTGTTCCTGAAATACTCGGTCGAAATAAAAACTTAGCTGAATATTTTAAAAATCAATGGGAAAGACTTGTTGGTTCTTGCGACTTGATTTTTACAAGGACACTTGACGGCAGAAAAATACTTTTAAAGTCAAGAGTAAAATCATTAGCAGCACAATTTGACGACAAAGTAGAACACGTAAACAAATGGAGATGA
- a CDS encoding AAA family ATPase — MIPFNQETINALEKAIVEITDNFREPPIMITINKSESVIGTLGNFSASTGKAKSRKTFNVISLVAAALSGKLVLQYKVKVPANRPLILYCDTEQSKFHCHRLLSRIYKLIDYPTSEIHDNLKFISLREYPTKERINIIEYALFKYADRIGLVIIDGVRDLVYDINNATEATEITNKLMKWSQELNIHIHTVLHLNKGDDNTRGHLGTELNNKAESILQITKSDLDANYSTVAPKFIRDIEFEPFSFFIDDGIPVLDENFDLTSPKAKKGFSYQELSEKNHREVLQELFNDSEITCTYDDFVARLKDAYLAKGFNFGINKAKQLKTFLENKRMIIKTDKTYRFNPEFYY, encoded by the coding sequence ATGATCCCATTCAATCAAGAAACGATAAACGCACTCGAAAAAGCCATAGTAGAGATAACAGATAATTTCAGAGAACCACCCATAATGATAACCATCAACAAATCCGAGTCAGTCATTGGTACGCTGGGTAATTTCAGCGCATCCACTGGAAAGGCAAAAAGCAGGAAAACATTCAATGTGATTTCATTAGTCGCAGCTGCATTGAGTGGAAAGCTGGTATTGCAGTATAAAGTCAAAGTCCCTGCAAACCGACCGCTGATATTATACTGTGATACTGAACAGAGTAAGTTCCATTGCCATAGATTACTTTCCAGAATATACAAGCTCATTGATTATCCAACATCAGAAATCCACGATAATTTAAAGTTTATTTCTTTAAGAGAATACCCTACCAAGGAACGTATCAATATCATCGAATATGCACTTTTCAAATATGCAGACAGGATCGGACTGGTCATCATAGATGGGGTCAGGGATTTGGTTTACGATATTAATAACGCAACCGAAGCGACTGAAATCACTAACAAACTGATGAAGTGGTCGCAGGAACTCAATATCCATATTCATACTGTACTACACTTAAATAAAGGGGATGATAATACTCGGGGGCACTTAGGAACAGAATTGAACAACAAAGCTGAATCCATTCTCCAAATAACTAAAAGTGATCTTGATGCCAACTACAGCACCGTAGCACCAAAATTCATCAGGGATATCGAATTTGAACCATTCAGCTTCTTTATTGACGATGGTATACCTGTGCTTGACGAAAATTTCGACTTAACAAGTCCGAAAGCTAAAAAAGGATTCAGCTATCAGGAATTATCAGAAAAGAACCACCGAGAGGTATTGCAGGAATTGTTTAATGATTCAGAAATCACCTGTACTTATGATGATTTTGTCGCAAGACTAAAGGACGCATATTTGGCAAAAGGTTTCAATTTTGGAATTAATAAAGCGAAACAGCTAAAGACCTTTTTGGAGAACAAACGGATGATCATCAAGACCGACAAAACCTATCGGTTCAACCCTGAATTTTACTATTAA
- a CDS encoding helix-turn-helix domain-containing protein has protein sequence MIQFDQKALKDCIKDAIREELHLIISDVQKTTYTANNTPTEKLLTKREMADELDISLVSLTEWMKQGKIPYMRMGKRIYFKKNEVVASMAGFNRNKGGK, from the coding sequence ATGATTCAATTTGACCAAAAAGCCCTTAAAGATTGTATCAAGGATGCAATAAGGGAAGAACTGCACCTTATTATTTCGGATGTCCAAAAGACAACCTATACCGCAAACAACACACCTACGGAAAAACTGTTGACAAAAAGAGAAATGGCGGACGAACTAGACATTTCACTGGTCAGCCTAACCGAATGGATGAAACAGGGTAAAATCCCTTACATGCGTATGGGGAAACGTATTTATTTCAAAAAAAATGAAGTAGTGGCTTCAATGGCAGGCTTCAACCGAAACAAAGGAGGTAAATAA